A window of the Haloarcula litorea genome harbors these coding sequences:
- a CDS encoding TrmB family transcriptional regulator, with protein MDDDELIAILEDAGLSPYQAEAYVALLGLGTASATDIAEACDVPDPRIYDVLRDLESKGYIETFQQDSLTARARNPSDVLEDLRSRSEKYLDAAETIEDRWNQPEMTDHEVSIVKRFDTVVNRARELIEEAETQIQLGVDTDQFYELAPALADAHDRGVDIKLSICTAADEKIPPVADIEGTCTEARHRAIPSPFLVLVDRTWTCFAPHSHSVNEYGVLVNDGTHTYVFHWFYLTCLWEIWDTLYTERTPETPTSYVDLRHAVRDIEPLLNEGATIEATVQGYRTDTKDTVELTGTIVDVDYTGSDMGRQDPIPLAQLAGRVSATLVADGTTYQIGGWGAVLEEIEAITVTVTDVRYETSAPPTESE; from the coding sequence ATGGACGACGACGAACTGATCGCGATACTGGAGGACGCGGGCCTCTCGCCGTACCAGGCGGAGGCCTACGTCGCGCTGCTCGGACTGGGGACGGCCTCGGCGACCGACATCGCGGAGGCCTGTGACGTTCCCGACCCGCGGATCTACGACGTGCTCCGGGACCTGGAGTCGAAGGGGTACATCGAGACCTTCCAGCAGGACAGCCTCACTGCGCGTGCGCGAAACCCCAGCGACGTGCTGGAGGACCTGCGCTCCCGGTCCGAGAAGTACCTCGACGCGGCCGAGACCATCGAGGACCGCTGGAACCAGCCGGAGATGACCGACCACGAGGTCAGCATCGTCAAGCGGTTCGACACGGTGGTCAACCGCGCGCGGGAGCTCATCGAAGAGGCCGAGACGCAGATCCAGCTGGGGGTCGACACCGACCAGTTCTACGAGCTCGCACCCGCACTGGCCGACGCCCACGACAGGGGCGTCGACATCAAGCTCAGTATCTGTACCGCCGCGGACGAGAAGATACCCCCCGTCGCGGACATCGAGGGGACCTGCACGGAGGCACGACACCGGGCGATCCCGTCCCCGTTTCTCGTGCTCGTCGACCGGACCTGGACCTGTTTCGCTCCGCACAGTCACTCCGTCAACGAGTACGGCGTGCTGGTCAACGACGGGACGCACACGTACGTCTTCCACTGGTTCTACCTCACCTGTCTCTGGGAGATCTGGGACACCCTCTACACCGAGCGGACGCCCGAGACGCCGACGTCGTACGTCGATCTCCGGCACGCGGTCCGTGACATCGAGCCGTTGCTGAACGAGGGGGCGACCATCGAGGCGACGGTCCAGGGGTACAGGACCGACACGAAAGACACGGTGGAACTGACCGGGACGATCGTCGATGTCGACTACACCGGCAGTGATATGGGTCGACAGGACCCGATCCCGCTCGCACAGCTCGCCGGCCGCGTCAGTGCCACGCTGGTCGCCGACGGCACCACCTACCAGATCGGCGGGTGGGGGGCGGTCCTCGAGGAGATCGAGGCCATCACCGTCACCGTGACCGACGTTCGCTACGAGACGTCCGCGCCGCCGACCGAGTCGGAGTAA
- a CDS encoding extracellular solute-binding protein has protein sequence MADNSKHDGDSSSSVSRRRFVTAAGAAGVTTGLAGCANFVGGGSDGGDGGDGGGDGGDGGSTGDGGSGGTTTVKWSFDPNAAQNAGEEIKAAFHNEGGLSDDIEIELIQRGTGTGSVRANYNRLLSAGETDPDMFLMDNGWTNIFIQRGQIENLSQNMLTDEQVSTISDEFFTGFTDTARDPSSGDLYGVPFFPDFPVMNYRKDLAEEAGYDPEGENWATEPMRWDEWSQVVADIKDQSDVEYGFTTQWDIYVGTACCTFNEVMSSWGGAYFGGRDNLFGPVGERPITVNEPETIRSLNMMRKFVHGEEFGGELENYAGNIAPTEILGWTEETSRAPFAEGNAVAHRNWPYSLRLNGADPSETEDPALGEALGAMPIPYAVSESEAAQPGTGGTTSALGGWHITVNPNSEQKDAVQQVIAAAMKRETQLKLLEVWGWLPVRPESFNSDQAQNIEPIGRYMDTLRVAGENVMPRPTTTVWSSQTSKIATQANRAVAQEVSSQEAMNTLYDQLEQTEQA, from the coding sequence ATGGCGGACAATAGCAAGCACGACGGCGACAGTTCCTCGAGTGTTTCCCGGCGACGCTTCGTCACCGCAGCGGGTGCGGCCGGTGTGACGACAGGGCTCGCAGGGTGTGCGAACTTCGTCGGCGGCGGCAGCGACGGTGGCGACGGCGGGGACGGCGGCGGGGACGGTGGCGACGGTGGATCGACCGGGGACGGCGGCAGCGGCGGCACGACGACTGTCAAGTGGAGCTTCGACCCGAACGCGGCTCAGAACGCAGGCGAGGAGATAAAGGCCGCATTCCACAACGAAGGCGGTCTCTCGGACGACATCGAGATCGAGCTCATCCAGCGAGGTACCGGTACGGGTAGTGTCCGTGCGAACTACAACCGTCTGCTGAGTGCCGGCGAGACCGACCCGGACATGTTCCTGATGGACAACGGCTGGACGAACATCTTCATCCAGCGGGGACAGATCGAGAACCTGTCCCAGAATATGCTCACCGACGAGCAGGTCTCGACCATCAGCGACGAGTTCTTCACCGGCTTCACCGACACGGCCCGCGACCCGTCCAGCGGCGACCTGTACGGCGTCCCGTTCTTCCCGGACTTCCCGGTCATGAATTACCGGAAGGACCTCGCCGAGGAGGCCGGTTACGACCCCGAGGGCGAGAACTGGGCGACCGAGCCGATGCGGTGGGACGAGTGGTCACAGGTCGTCGCTGACATCAAGGACCAGTCCGACGTCGAGTACGGCTTCACCACGCAGTGGGACATCTACGTCGGGACGGCCTGCTGTACCTTCAACGAGGTCATGTCCTCGTGGGGCGGCGCGTACTTCGGCGGCCGCGACAACCTCTTCGGCCCGGTCGGGGAGCGCCCCATCACGGTCAACGAGCCCGAGACGATCAGGTCGCTCAACATGATGCGGAAGTTCGTCCACGGCGAGGAGTTCGGCGGCGAGCTGGAGAACTACGCCGGCAACATCGCCCCGACGGAGATCCTCGGGTGGACCGAGGAGACCTCGCGCGCCCCGTTCGCGGAGGGCAACGCCGTCGCCCACCGTAACTGGCCCTACTCCCTGCGACTCAACGGTGCCGACCCGTCCGAGACCGAGGACCCGGCGCTCGGTGAGGCCCTCGGCGCGATGCCGATTCCATACGCCGTCTCGGAGAGCGAGGCAGCCCAGCCCGGCACGGGCGGGACGACCTCGGCGCTGGGTGGCTGGCACATAACCGTCAACCCCAACAGCGAGCAGAAGGACGCTGTCCAGCAGGTCATCGCCGCGGCGATGAAGAGGGAGACCCAGCTCAAGCTCCTGGAGGTCTGGGGCTGGCTTCCGGTGCGGCCGGAGTCGTTCAACTCCGACCAGGCTCAGAACATCGAACCGATCGGCCGCTACATGGACACCCTCCGTGTGGCCGGTGAGAACGTCATGCCCCGGCCGACCACCACGGTCTGGAGTAGTCAGACCAGCAAGATCGCCACGCAGGCGAACAGGGCCGTCGCCCAGGAGGTCTCCTCCCAAGAGGCGATGAACACGCTGTACGACCAACTCGAGCAGACCGAGCAGGCCTGA
- a CDS encoding carbohydrate ABC transporter permease → MSTETVDERESRRSGVLVDVMRWMENLSDAQYAYLLLAPVFLLLGTIAIYPLLNTFELSLYADAVQGRGSFVGLDNYAELLAGNKDQFLPGGTSFLPTSFQFSALISSALVVTVIFAVVSVFFETLIGLGQALILDQDFYGRRWVRAAIIIPWAVPIVIQGMIFFLMFNSTIGFATPPLADLGLLAPTNTLNDAASSLFVIIVADIWKTTAFMALLILAGLQSIDRGLYDVAKVAGASKWQQFRYITFPLILPTIGVAVLFRTVQAMRVYGIIDTVSKCEVVPSLSCMVVSTFLTQESTSAAIAFTTAAIIGAVVMVIILWQGEDAI, encoded by the coding sequence ATGAGCACCGAAACCGTCGACGAACGGGAATCGCGCCGGTCCGGGGTACTGGTGGACGTGATGCGGTGGATGGAGAACCTCAGCGACGCCCAGTACGCGTATCTGCTGCTGGCACCAGTGTTCCTGCTGCTGGGGACCATCGCAATCTACCCACTCCTGAACACCTTCGAGCTGTCCCTGTACGCCGACGCGGTGCAGGGCCGGGGGTCGTTCGTCGGACTGGACAACTACGCGGAACTGCTGGCGGGGAACAAGGACCAGTTCCTCCCCGGTGGCACGTCGTTCCTGCCGACCAGTTTCCAGTTCAGCGCGCTCATCAGTAGCGCGCTGGTCGTGACGGTCATCTTCGCCGTGGTGAGCGTCTTCTTCGAGACTCTGATCGGACTCGGGCAGGCGCTCATCCTCGACCAGGACTTCTACGGTCGGCGCTGGGTCCGCGCGGCGATCATCATCCCGTGGGCGGTGCCCATCGTCATCCAGGGGATGATCTTCTTCCTGATGTTCAACTCGACCATCGGGTTCGCGACGCCGCCGCTGGCCGACCTCGGCCTGCTGGCACCGACGAACACGCTGAACGACGCGGCGAGTTCGCTGTTCGTCATCATCGTCGCGGACATCTGGAAGACGACGGCGTTCATGGCCCTGCTCATCCTGGCCGGGCTCCAGAGCATCGACCGAGGCCTCTACGACGTGGCGAAGGTCGCGGGGGCCTCGAAGTGGCAGCAGTTCCGGTACATCACGTTCCCGCTCATCCTGCCGACCATCGGGGTCGCGGTCCTGTTCCGGACCGTGCAGGCGATGCGGGTGTACGGCATCATCGACACGGTCAGCAAGTGCGAGGTCGTCCCCTCGCTGTCCTGTATGGTCGTGTCGACGTTCCTGACCCAGGAGTCGACCTCGGCGGCGATCGCCTTCACCACGGCGGCGATCATCGGTGCCGTCGTGATGGTCATCATCCTGTGGCAGGGGGAGGACGCGATCTGA
- a CDS encoding carbohydrate ABC transporter permease — protein sequence MATTTEDLDESDGGPLQRWTKGAIQNPEKVYRALFYAAMVFFLVTTLFPFYWLTVLAVTPSGQLLSGSFLPEFDIFGVSGTFPLPVPKGFNPEAFVSVFSEVPFHLFMLNSFALAITTTVIVLFVASLAGYVFGRLRFRGRAVLMLGILAVSYFPPAAFVIPLFQAFAGNVVNIPFTEIPLFKPPRLLNSPGSMVLPFSALFMPLSIFILTTFYGQIPDGLEDAARVEGTTRLGALFRVIMPLSAPGVATAAVLTFIAVYNEYFFSSIMATSTEATRWSPIVGGILSYQTQYTTQYNLMAAASVIGVLPVVVLVIVAQERIVSGLTSGALKE from the coding sequence ATGGCGACGACGACAGAAGACCTCGACGAGTCGGACGGCGGACCGCTCCAGCGGTGGACGAAAGGCGCGATCCAGAACCCGGAGAAGGTGTACCGGGCGCTGTTCTACGCCGCGATGGTGTTCTTCCTGGTGACGACGCTGTTCCCGTTCTACTGGCTCACCGTGCTCGCGGTGACGCCGTCGGGGCAGCTCCTCTCCGGGAGCTTCCTGCCGGAGTTCGACATCTTCGGCGTCTCCGGGACGTTCCCGCTGCCGGTGCCGAAGGGGTTCAATCCAGAGGCGTTCGTCTCGGTGTTCTCCGAGGTGCCGTTCCACCTGTTTATGCTGAACAGCTTCGCGCTGGCCATCACGACGACGGTCATCGTCCTGTTCGTGGCGAGTCTCGCAGGCTACGTGTTCGGTCGGCTCCGGTTCCGGGGACGGGCCGTCCTGATGCTGGGCATCCTGGCCGTCAGCTACTTCCCGCCCGCCGCGTTCGTCATCCCGCTGTTCCAGGCGTTCGCGGGGAACGTGGTCAACATCCCGTTCACCGAGATCCCGCTGTTCAAGCCGCCGCGACTCCTGAACTCGCCGGGATCGATGGTGCTGCCGTTCAGCGCGCTGTTCATGCCGCTATCGATCTTCATCCTCACGACGTTCTACGGGCAGATCCCCGACGGGCTGGAGGACGCCGCCCGCGTCGAGGGGACCACCCGGCTGGGGGCGCTGTTCCGGGTCATTATGCCGCTGTCGGCACCCGGCGTCGCGACGGCCGCCGTGCTGACGTTCATCGCCGTCTACAACGAGTACTTCTTCAGCTCGATTATGGCGACATCCACGGAAGCGACGCGGTGGTCCCCGATCGTCGGCGGGATCCTCAGCTACCAGACCCAGTACACCACGCAGTACAACCTGATGGCGGCGGCGAGTGTGATCGGCGTGTTGCCGGTCGTCGTACTGGTCATCGTCGCACAGGAACGCATCGTCAGCGGACTGACCTCCGGCGCACTCAAGGAGTAA
- a CDS encoding ABC transporter ATP-binding protein, producing the protein MARVKLEHVTKRYDDQGETVTAVDDMNLDVDHGEFICFVGPSGCGKSTTMETIAGLTIPSEGEVYIGDREVTNLPPKDRGIAMVFQNIALFPHMDVYDNISFGLRLRDYPQDEIDRRVERAADIVQLEGMLDRMPDEMSGGQRQRVAIARAIVREPDVFLMDEPLANLDAKLKVHMRTELQRLHKELDTTIIYVTHDQEEAMTLSDRIAVLNSGALQQIDPPLTCYNEPANLFVAGFIGSPSMNFVEGTVGETGIETPNFTLGFDPASVEGVGVGDQVTVGVRPEDIYPIDVADEVADPSETIRATVDILEPMGDEIFTYMLLGDGETSMSADEGATNDQLLMSVEPDSEIEEETDIEVVIDRRKVHLFDTASGEALVHELDPVDTTGGLSGSEAESDD; encoded by the coding sequence ATGGCACGAGTCAAACTCGAACACGTCACGAAACGCTACGACGACCAGGGCGAGACGGTCACGGCCGTCGACGATATGAACTTAGACGTCGACCACGGTGAGTTCATCTGCTTCGTCGGTCCCTCCGGCTGTGGCAAGTCCACCACGATGGAGACCATCGCCGGGCTGACCATCCCCTCCGAGGGCGAGGTCTACATCGGCGACCGCGAGGTCACCAACCTCCCGCCGAAGGACCGGGGCATCGCGATGGTCTTCCAGAACATCGCGCTGTTCCCCCACATGGACGTCTACGACAACATCAGCTTCGGCCTCCGCCTGCGGGACTACCCCCAGGACGAGATCGACCGCCGGGTCGAGCGGGCCGCCGACATCGTCCAGCTGGAGGGGATGCTCGACCGGATGCCCGACGAGATGTCCGGGGGCCAGCGTCAGCGCGTCGCCATCGCCCGCGCCATCGTCCGCGAGCCGGACGTGTTCCTGATGGACGAGCCGCTGGCCAACCTCGACGCCAAGCTCAAGGTCCACATGCGGACCGAACTCCAGCGCCTGCACAAGGAGCTGGACACCACGATCATCTACGTCACTCACGACCAGGAGGAGGCGATGACCCTCTCGGACCGCATCGCCGTCCTCAACAGCGGGGCGCTCCAGCAGATCGACCCGCCGCTGACCTGCTACAACGAACCGGCGAACCTGTTCGTCGCCGGCTTCATCGGGTCGCCGTCGATGAACTTCGTCGAGGGGACCGTCGGCGAGACGGGGATCGAGACGCCGAACTTCACGCTCGGGTTCGACCCCGCCTCCGTCGAGGGCGTCGGCGTCGGGGATCAGGTGACCGTCGGCGTCCGCCCGGAGGACATCTACCCCATCGACGTGGCCGACGAGGTCGCCGATCCCTCCGAGACGATCCGGGCCACCGTCGACATCCTCGAACCGATGGGGGACGAGATCTTCACCTACATGCTGTTGGGTGACGGCGAGACGTCGATGTCGGCCGACGAGGGGGCGACCAACGACCAGCTGCTGATGAGCGTCGAACCGGACTCGGAGATCGAGGAGGAGACGGACATCGAGGTGGTCATCGACCGCCGGAAGGTCCACCTGTTCGACACCGCCTCCGGCGAGGCGCTCGTCCACGAGCTCGACCCGGTCGACACGACCGGCGGGCTGAGCGGGAGCGAGGCCGAGAGCGACGACTGA